The Lutibacter profundi region CATGTTTGCAAGCATTTTATCTTGCTCAATAGTAACATGTGTAAGTCCGAAAACGATAGCTGTCTTTGGTTCTAAGGTATTGTATGCATATTTTGCTGATTCATAAAAATCACCATAGTCTACATAATCTTTCGGATTTGCATTTATTGTAGCGCTAAAAAAACCTATATTTATTGATTTCCCTTCTTTGTTTTTAATATTGAAAATAACTGTTTTAGGGAGTTCTTTATAGATACTATCTTTAAAAATAGTAAAAGGTTTACTAGTTCCATCCTTAAATTTATGAACAGGATTTGTGGCAATCCACTGAAAGTTTGATTCATTTAAACGCTGTTGAAATTCTTGTTCATTTAAATCAAATTCATGATTTCCTAAAGCAACTAAATCAAAATTCATAGCGTTCATAACTTCAATCATTTGCTTTCCTTTAATACGCTCTCCTTTGTATTTAATTGTTCCTAACAGAGATGGATTTAAAAAATCTCCTGCCATAAACATAAAAGTATTGGGATTCTCTTTTAATAAATTTTGATGTAATTTTTCAACTCTTGCCATTCCTCCTACTTTACCACCTTCTAAAGGTGCTATTTCATACACATCATTTAGTTGTAAAAAAGTAAATTCAACAACATTATTTTCTTTTGAACAAGAAACCAATAAACTTAAACTTATTAAAATATAAAGTGCTTTTTTCATACTATTTTTTAAAGAAAAACAAAGTTATACTTATTAATTTATTTAAAAAAAATGTAGGGAGAAAATTTTTTCTAAAATTTGAGCTTCTAAATTACTTGCTAGTAGTCAGGTATGTTTAAAAAATTAAGAATGAGATTGATAAGTTCTTCTCTATGCTCAGATCTAAACATATTTTGGGCATGGGATGCTCCTGAGAATATTTTTAGTTCTTTAGGCTTACTTGATTCGGTGTATATTTTATTTACACGAGTAAAAAGACGTTCATTTTTAGAAACTACAAATAACTTTTTTATAGACTTACTTGTAATTCCATCACCACCTGCAGGTGCAAGTAGTATTACTTTATTTATAACTTTATCGGTTTTTGTATTTAGCGCATTTAAAACTGCTGCACCTCCCATACTTCCTCCTACAATTGCAATTTGATTAAAGCCTTTTTCTTTTAAAAAATTAATGGCTCCTAATATATCTAATGAGCGTTTATTGGTACTTCCTTTTTTACTTTTTCCATACCCCCTAAAGTCTATACAAAAAGACGAAACACCCTCTTTTTGTAATTTTTTAGCCATAAAATACCAACTTTCTTTATTGAAAATTGCTCCATGAGCAAAAATAACCACAAGCTTTTTATTTCCTTTGAAGAATGAAGCCTCAATAGTTCCTCCATCTTCAGTATGATAATTCACCAATTTAAAATGGGTAGTATCAACAACCTTTTTAGATTGTGCATTTAAGCTTCCTAAAAAAAGGAACAAAAACATAATGTGTACATATTTATTTTTCATTTTGTGTTTATATTAAGTGTGCGATTATAAATAATGACAATATAAATGTAATAACTTTAAATAACGTTAAAAATCTTTAAAGCTTCATTGTAGGCGCTTTCAAAACTCATGGCATTAATTCCTGTAAAAGCCTTTTGCTGTTGGAAATAAGAAAATAATTTTTCGGTTGGTATATTTCCCGTGAGTTCATCTTTAGCCTTAGGGCAACCACCATAACCTTTAATTGCACCATCAAATCTGCTACATCCTGCTTTAAACGCAGCATCAACTTTTTCAAACCAAGTTGATGGTGTAGAGCTACCTACTGTATCTGATAATAATAAAATGGTAATACCCATTTTTGATAGTTTATCAGTCCAATCAGATACAATTTCAACATTCCAAGTTGGGTTAATATCGTAGTTGTAGTAATAGCAATTTTAAGTGTTGTTGCGTATTTTAAAAAGAAAAAATTTAAGCTTAATTAAGTTTTAATTTATATTAAAAAGACTCTCAAATATTAGATCAGTTTTGAGAGTCTTTTTTTGAAAATTACAAATGGAATTTCCTATTACTATTAACAGCTAATACTAATTATTAAACTATTGATAATCAGTATAAATTAGCGTGAAAATTCTAAAATAATAATTAAATTAAATGATTTTTAATTAAATTTGAGTCATATAATCTTTAAAATTAATTATTATGAAAATTGTTTTTTTACAAATTATGGTCGCCTTTACTATTGTTCTTTTACTAAATTCTTGTAGTAAAGACAAAAACAATGAATCTGATGAGCCTGTTTTGGTTGGTATGGATGGAAACCCTAGATTTAATTTACAATTTACAAATCCCGACAATGTTGATTTAGATTTGTATGTTAAAACTCCTAGCGGAGCCATCATTTCTTATTCAAGTCCACAGGCAGATGGTGGCACATTGGATGTTGACTGTTTATGCTCGGATTGTCCTCAAGGGCCTACTGAAAATATTTATTGGACAAATGGTAGCGCTCCATCTGGAACCTATGAATATTGGGTTAATTATTATGACTATTGTGAATCTGAAGGTGCTCAGTCTAGCTTTACATTAAGAGTAATTCAAAATGGAGTTGTAAAAGGCACAAAAACTGGAACGATGAGTGTTGTTGATAGCGATACTGAACATTGGACTTTTGTACAATAAGAAAATTTAATTAAAAAAGCTGCTTAAAAATAAATCTAGGTAGCTTTTTTTTTATAACATCAGAATCATTAAGTTTTAAAAATTTGTAAAGAAAAACATAATGTGTACATATTTATTTTTCATTTTGTGTTTATATTAAGTGTGCGATTATAAATAATGACAATATATGCTATTAAAAAATGTAATAACTTTAAATAACGTTAAAAATCTTTAAAGCCTCATTGTAGGCGCTTTCAAAACTCATAGCATTAATTCCTGTAAAAGCCTTTTGCTGTTGGAAATAAGAAAATAATTTTTCGGTTGGCATATTTCCCGTGAGTTCATCTTTAGCCATAGGGCAACCACCATAACCTTTAATTGCACCATCAAATCTGCTACATCCTGCTTTAAACGCAGCATCAACTTTTTCAAACCAAGTTGATGGTGTTGTATGTAAATGGGCTCCAAACTCTATATTTGGATAAGCTGGAATTAAATTTGAAAACAAATAGTCAATAATTTGTGGTGTAGAGCTACCTACTGTATCTGATAATGATAAAATGGTAATACCCATTTTTGATAGTTTATCAGTCCAATCAGATACAATTTCAACATTCCAAGGGTCACCATAAGGATTTCCAAAGCCCATAGATAAGTAAGCTACAACTTCTTTATTGGTTTTAACTGAGATATTTAAAAGTTTATCTAAAATTGCTATCGATTGCGCTATTGTTTTACCAGTATTACGCATTTGAAAATTTTCTGAAATAGAAAAAGGGTATCCTAAATAATTTATTTCTTCAAATTGCGAAGCATCTTCACCACCTCTAACGTTTGCAACAATTGCCAATAATTTGCTCTCTGTATTACTTAAATCTAATTTGGTAAGTACCTCTGCCGTATCACGCATTTGAGGAATGGCTTTTGGAGAAACAAAACTTCCAAAATCAATAGTATCAAAACCAACTCTCAATAACGCATTAATGTATTGAACCTTGGCTTCAGTAGGTATAAAATGTGATTTTATACCTTGCATAGCATCTCTTGGACATTCTATAATTTTCACACTTTGCATCTATGGTCAAATATACAAAACCAATTAAGACAATACTATAAAAATAGCAATTGCAACAAAGATTAAAATTTTAAACCATTTTAGCTTTGTATTAAAAGTTGGATGATTTTTTAAATAGGAAGCAAAATAGCCTGACAGAAAAGAAACCATTGAAAAAATTAATAAAGCTTGAAACATAAATAAGATTCCTAATACATAAAATTGAATTACTGTATTTTGTGTAGTACTGTATAAAAATCCTGGAAAAAAGGCTAAAAAGAAGATAGAAACTTTAGGGTTTAAAACGTTCATTATAAAACCTTGCTTATACAAATTTCTTAAATTTTTCTTTTTTACTTCTGAATCTAAAAAAATTTCATCTGCAGATTTATAGGTTTGAAATGCTAAATATATTAAGTAAAAAGCGCCAAACAATTTGATTGTAAAATATAAATTTTCAGATTGTTTTAGTATTGCTGAAACCCCAAAAGCAACTAAAGATGTGTGAATTAGAATTCCTGACACAAGACCAAGTGCAGTAACTATTCCATATTTTTTTCCATTAGTAATACTTTGAACTAATACATAAATAATATCTGGCCCAGGCATTATTGTCAACAGCATTGAAGCTCCAATAAATGATATAAGGATTTCGTAATTCAAATCAATTTTTTATTTCTTTAAGCATTTCACGTTTAAGAATAGCCTTGTTAATTTGTTTAATTAAAACTGGACCTTCGTAAATAAAACCTGTGAAAATTTGAATTAAATCGGCTCCTGCATTTAATTTCTCTAATGCATCTTCCGCTGAATGAATTCCACCTACTCCAATTATAGG contains the following coding sequences:
- a CDS encoding YfaP family protein, with the protein product MKIVFLQIMVAFTIVLLLNSCSKDKNNESDEPVLVGMDGNPRFNLQFTNPDNVDLDLYVKTPSGAIISYSSPQADGGTLDVDCLCSDCPQGPTENIYWTNGSAPSGTYEYWVNYYDYCESEGAQSSFTLRVIQNGVVKGTKTGTMSVVDSDTEHWTFVQ
- a CDS encoding hydroxymethylglutaryl-CoA lyase; amino-acid sequence: MQSVKIIECPRDAMQGIKSHFIPTEAKVQYINALLRVGFDTIDFGSFVSPKAIPQMRDTAEVLTKLDLSNTESKLLAIVANVRGGEDASQFEEINYLGYPFSISENFQMRNTGKTIAQSIAILDKLLNISVKTNKEVVAYLSMGFGNPYGDPWNVEIVSDWTDKLSKMGITILSLSDTVGSSTPQIIDYLFSNLIPAYPNIEFGAHLHTTPSTWFEKVDAAFKAGCSRFDGAIKGYGGCPMAKDELTGNMPTEKLFSYFQQQKAFTGINAMSFESAYNEALKIFNVI
- a CDS encoding alpha/beta hydrolase family protein, whose product is MKNKYVHIMFLFLFLGSLNAQSKKVVDTTHFKLVNYHTEDGGTIEASFFKGNKKLVVIFAHGAIFNKESWYFMAKKLQKEGVSSFCIDFRGYGKSKKGSTNKRSLDILGAINFLKEKGFNQIAIVGGSMGGAAVLNALNTKTDKVINKVILLAPAGGDGITSKSIKKLFVVSKNERLFTRVNKIYTESSKPKELKIFSGASHAQNMFRSEHREELINLILNFLNIPDY
- a CDS encoding LysE family translocator — encoded protein: MNYEILISFIGASMLLTIMPGPDIIYVLVQSITNGKKYGIVTALGLVSGILIHTSLVAFGVSAILKQSENLYFTIKLFGAFYLIYLAFQTYKSADEIFLDSEVKKKNLRNLYKQGFIMNVLNPKVSIFFLAFFPGFLYSTTQNTVIQFYVLGILFMFQALLIFSMVSFLSGYFASYLKNHPTFNTKLKWFKILIFVAIAIFIVLS